A window of Bacteroidota bacterium contains these coding sequences:
- a CDS encoding YceI family protein, translating into MKKVLLFLTAITLSASSFAQNWKIDPSHTKIHFNTKYLVISDVEGEFKKFDGTFTSAKADWSDLQVTVTADVNSITTENDMRDKHLMSDDFFNAEKYPTIKFVSTGIKSLGNNKYALSGTLTIRDVTKNVEVPLVYGGTVKDPWGNVKAGFKATGTINRKDYGLKYANAAATGEAVVSDNVDFTIDAVLIKQ; encoded by the coding sequence GATCACACTCTCCGCGAGTTCATTTGCGCAAAACTGGAAAATCGATCCTTCCCACACCAAAATCCATTTCAACACGAAATACCTCGTGATTTCTGACGTGGAAGGTGAATTCAAAAAATTTGACGGAACATTTACTTCAGCGAAAGCCGACTGGTCAGACCTGCAGGTAACTGTAACAGCGGATGTCAACAGTATCACTACTGAAAACGACATGCGTGATAAGCACCTGATGTCTGATGATTTTTTCAATGCTGAAAAATATCCGACTATCAAATTTGTAAGCACCGGAATCAAAAGTTTGGGCAATAATAAATATGCGCTCTCCGGTACACTTACTATCCGTGATGTAACGAAGAATGTTGAAGTTCCTCTGGTGTATGGCGGTACTGTAAAAGATCCTTGGGGAAATGTAAAAGCAGGTTTCAAAGCTACAGGCACTATCAATCGCAAAGATTACGGTTTGAAATACGCGAATGCCGCGGCAACCGGCGAAGCAGTTGTAAGCGACAATGTAGATTTTACAATCGATGCTGTTCTTATCAAACAATAA
- a CDS encoding OsmC family protein — protein sequence MLKFQQPVVVTNDGGKYITKVETGRVTLYGDEPVEKGGQDMGATAHQLFLASLGTCTAITVRMYAERKEWDVQKITVSLNLEKVNTDGIEKTIIYKQVSLEGNLDEKQRERLLFIADKCPVHKVLSGPIEIREME from the coding sequence ATGTTAAAATTCCAACAGCCTGTAGTAGTCACCAACGATGGTGGTAAGTACATCACCAAAGTAGAAACAGGTCGTGTTACTTTATATGGTGATGAACCGGTGGAGAAAGGCGGACAGGACATGGGAGCTACCGCGCACCAGCTTTTTCTGGCTTCGCTGGGAACCTGCACAGCCATCACAGTACGTATGTACGCGGAAAGAAAAGAATGGGATGTCCAGAAAATAACCGTCAGTCTTAATCTCGAAAAAGTGAATACTGACGGAATCGAAAAAACAATCATCTACAAACAGGTATCTCTCGAAGGGAATCTCGATGAAAAACAACGTGAACGTTTGTTGTTTATCGCCGATAAATGTCCTGTTCACAAAGTCTTGTCCGGTCCAATTGAAATCCGTGAAATGGAATAA
- a CDS encoding (4Fe-4S)-binding protein: protein MKEITLKYTKEDLTVIWKPHLCIHSTKCFRGLPSVFNPSARPWVTPEGATKDEIIQQIKACPSGALSFTQLKKEETMENSNVQITVVDKGPYLVKGKVVLVNKDGTEDTKEGNIALCRCGLSKNKPFCDGTHRTTDVLQY from the coding sequence ATGAAAGAAATCACTCTAAAATACACAAAAGAAGATCTCACTGTTATCTGGAAACCACATCTCTGCATTCATTCCACAAAATGCTTCAGGGGTCTGCCCTCAGTTTTCAATCCTTCAGCAAGACCCTGGGTCACACCTGAAGGTGCCACGAAAGATGAAATCATTCAACAAATAAAAGCCTGCCCTTCAGGCGCACTTTCATTCACACAATTAAAAAAAGAAGAAACTATGGAAAATTCAAATGTACAAATCACCGTTGTTGACAAAGGACCATATCTTGTAAAAGGTAAAGTTGTACTTGTAAATAAAGATGGAACAGAGGACACAAAAGAAGGCAATATCGCATTGTGTCGTTGTGGCTTATCTAAAAACAAGCCATTCTGTGATGGTACACACAGAACAACAGATGTATTACAATATTGA
- a CDS encoding nitroreductase family protein, whose translation MLIAPPPIHAFISNRKSIRAFDPKPMNDETVYQLFEAARWAPSAFNEQPWRFIIARRETEAEFQKMLEVLSPSNRNWAMNGSVLILTIAKLNSSHNNLPNRHALHDVGLSVGNLSVQATSMGLSLHQMGGFDSVKAKEFYEIPEGYEPISIIIVGFPGNIELLPEALRLRELKERVRMPVEDIVFSGTFGKGESILNKTF comes from the coding sequence ATGCTCATCGCTCCTCCTCCAATTCATGCATTCATCTCCAATCGAAAAAGTATTCGTGCTTTTGATCCGAAACCGATGAATGACGAAACCGTTTATCAGTTGTTTGAAGCGGCGCGCTGGGCACCTTCCGCATTCAATGAACAACCCTGGAGATTTATAATTGCTCGCAGGGAGACCGAAGCGGAATTTCAGAAAATGCTTGAAGTCCTTTCTCCTTCGAATAGAAATTGGGCAATGAATGGAAGTGTTCTTATTCTTACAATCGCAAAATTAAATAGCAGTCACAACAATCTTCCGAATCGTCATGCTTTACATGATGTGGGACTTTCAGTGGGTAACCTATCGGTCCAGGCTACATCTATGGGTCTTTCACTTCACCAAATGGGCGGTTTTGATAGTGTTAAAGCGAAAGAATTTTACGAAATCCCTGAGGGATATGAGCCAATAAGTATTATTATTGTTGGTTTTCCAGGCAATATAGAATTACTTCCGGAAGCACTTCGTCTCCGTGAACTGAAAGAAAGGGTACGCATGCCGGTAGAAGACATCGTCTTTTCGGGTACATTTGGCAAGGGAGAATCTATACTAAATAAAACTTTCTGA
- a CDS encoding pirin family protein, protein MKTLLHPAKERGHANHGWLDAHHSFSFASWYDPAKVHFGMLRVLNDDIVAGGQGFGTHPHNDMEIITIILEGALEHKDNMGNGSVIRPGDVQVMSAGTGVFHSEFNPSATDRTNLFQLWIFPKENGISPRYDQKTFDPKERINKIQTVASGFKKKDELYIHQDAALSLSIVEAGKSINYSMLKKGNGAYVMVISGKVNIAGKDLERRDAIGIWESDSFEITAPETAELLIVEVPMN, encoded by the coding sequence ATGAAAACGCTTTTACATCCTGCAAAAGAAAGAGGTCATGCGAATCACGGATGGCTCGACGCTCACCACAGCTTTAGTTTTGCCTCCTGGTACGATCCGGCAAAAGTTCATTTTGGAATGCTGCGTGTATTGAATGATGATATCGTTGCCGGAGGGCAAGGCTTTGGCACGCATCCGCACAACGATATGGAAATTATCACTATCATTCTTGAAGGAGCTTTGGAACACAAAGACAATATGGGAAATGGATCTGTCATCCGCCCGGGTGATGTGCAGGTAATGAGTGCAGGAACCGGTGTATTCCATTCTGAATTTAATCCCTCAGCTACAGATCGCACCAACTTGTTTCAGCTCTGGATATTCCCGAAAGAAAACGGGATCTCTCCACGTTACGATCAAAAAACATTTGATCCGAAAGAACGGATAAACAAAATCCAAACTGTCGCTTCAGGATTCAAAAAGAAAGACGAGCTCTATATTCATCAGGATGCCGCTTTATCTTTGAGTATTGTGGAGGCAGGAAAGAGTATAAATTATTCTATGCTGAAAAAAGGGAATGGTGCTTATGTGATGGTGATCAGCGGCAAAGTTAATATCGCCGGAAAAGATCTTGAGCGCAGGGACGCCATTGGAATCTGGGAGTCGGATTCTTTTGAAATAACCGCTCCGGAAACAGCCGAATTGCTTATCGTTGAAGTTCCAATGAATTAA
- a CDS encoding MarR family transcriptional regulator → MKLEDEIVQKNFRSEAHKLGVNLIYTFNWVNNYHGCLMKKYGLTSQQFNILRILRGQHPNPANIKLLRERMLDKMSDASRIVEKLRTKGLVDRNINESDRRACDVVITKKGLDLLQMIDKEDVNFENFFSQLNNQEMKQLNDLLDKLRG, encoded by the coding sequence ATGAAATTAGAAGACGAAATCGTTCAGAAAAATTTTCGTTCTGAAGCCCACAAACTGGGGGTGAATCTTATTTATACATTTAACTGGGTAAATAATTACCATGGTTGTCTGATGAAAAAATACGGACTCACCTCACAACAGTTTAATATTCTTCGGATCCTCAGAGGGCAACATCCCAATCCTGCAAACATCAAACTGCTGAGGGAACGAATGCTTGACAAAATGAGTGACGCTTCACGTATCGTGGAAAAACTCCGGACAAAAGGTCTTGTTGATAGAAATATCAATGAGTCAGATCGCAGAGCCTGTGATGTTGTCATCACCAAAAAAGGTCTCGATCTTCTTCAGATGATCGATAAGGAAGATGTTAATTTTGAAAACTTCTTTTCGCAGCTGAACAATCAGGAAATGAAACAATTGAATGACCTGCTGGATAAATTAAGGGGTTGA
- a CDS encoding SPOR domain-containing protein encodes MNPIDSHISALLYHHDCVIVPSLGGFLASQDASRIHISRQIIDPPFRKIAFNIYLRQNDGLLANHLVEFEQLSYSEAKVRIEQYVNDCFSKLNDGKKVIVERVGTLFFDSEKNLQFEPFRQVNYLKDSFGLSPVPFAPLEREKQATPTIRQKEKSDLRPSLKDTGRTIGKRRNTTQRYLGVLTIAGALAWFSLNLYLVAPQPASMTTVSPFDKESLKKIMTDTGLGSQEVSITPPTAPTTRVETVYVASTVPVTGPLSDNNPIHSSVSSGSAEKQETFYVIAGVFRVPENANDFVSKLQQKGYPEARIIDQGKAFYVCYNGFENRTLAASFLDSLTGKQETGWIWHN; translated from the coding sequence ATGAACCCGATTGATTCCCACATCAGCGCCTTGCTATATCATCACGATTGTGTGATCGTTCCGTCCTTGGGCGGTTTTCTCGCTTCCCAGGATGCATCGAGGATTCATATTTCCAGACAAATTATTGATCCTCCTTTCCGCAAAATCGCCTTCAATATTTACCTCCGCCAGAACGATGGATTACTCGCCAACCATCTTGTTGAATTTGAACAGTTATCCTATTCCGAAGCAAAAGTCAGGATCGAACAATATGTGAACGATTGCTTCTCAAAACTCAACGATGGAAAAAAAGTAATCGTTGAGCGTGTGGGCACCTTGTTTTTTGACAGCGAAAAGAATCTGCAATTTGAACCTTTCCGTCAGGTGAATTATCTGAAGGATTCGTTCGGATTGAGCCCGGTTCCATTTGCTCCACTGGAAAGAGAAAAACAGGCAACTCCGACAATTCGTCAAAAGGAAAAATCAGATCTGCGTCCTTCTCTGAAAGACACGGGAAGAACCATCGGGAAACGGAGAAATACAACTCAACGCTACCTCGGAGTTCTCACTATCGCAGGGGCATTAGCCTGGTTTTCCCTGAATCTTTATCTCGTCGCGCCTCAACCGGCTTCCATGACAACGGTGAGCCCATTTGATAAAGAGAGCCTGAAAAAAATCATGACTGACACCGGTCTTGGCTCACAGGAAGTATCAATTACTCCACCCACTGCGCCAACTACAAGAGTTGAAACTGTATATGTTGCATCTACGGTACCCGTAACCGGACCATTGTCTGACAATAATCCCATTCATTCATCTGTTTCTTCCGGTTCCGCTGAAAAGCAGGAAACATTCTACGTCATTGCCGGAGTCTTCAGAGTACCTGAAAATGCGAATGATTTTGTAAGCAAACTCCAGCAAAAGGGCTATCCTGAAGCCCGAATCATCGATCAGGGTAAGGCTTTTTACGTTTGCTATAATGGATTTGAAAATCGTACTCTTGCGGCAAGCTTTCTGGACAGCCTCACGGGCAAACAGGAAACCGGCTGGATCTGGCATAATTGA
- the rpoN gene encoding RNA polymerase factor sigma-54 has protein sequence MSSLRQGLHQKLLQKLSPQQIQLMKLLQIPVANLEQRIKEEMQENPALEEGTETDEDEYSTDEDEKIDSSDDDEELSEREEDISLDEYMNDDEVPDYKTSVNNSSPDDERREIPISVQGNFQDQLLAQLYQLDLDDRQYHIAEQLVGSLDDDGYIRRELAAVVDDLVFAQNISTEPGELEIILKKIQSLDPPGIGARSLQECLLLQLARKNSTRNSAQLATKILSSHFEEFSKKHYDKIARDLEISEEDLKTAIGEILKLNPRPGNTMSQGQRSVEHVIPDFIISNTDGKLELTLNSRNAPEMRISREYKEMLDHYSKDKKHAKANREAITFVKQKLDSAKWFIDALKQRQHTLFETMRTIMDYQYEYFLEGDTRKLKKMVLRDIAEKIGMDISTVSRVANSKYVQTPFGTFLLKSFFSEGLQTDSGEEVSSKEVKQILSDCIGAEDKRHPLTDDALTKILNEKGYNIARRTVAKYREMLDIPVARLRKEL, from the coding sequence ATGAGTTCGCTAAGGCAGGGATTACATCAAAAATTACTTCAAAAGCTTTCACCACAGCAGATTCAATTAATGAAACTGCTCCAGATTCCTGTTGCCAATCTGGAACAAAGAATTAAGGAAGAAATGCAGGAAAATCCTGCTCTGGAAGAAGGGACGGAAACTGACGAGGATGAATATTCAACAGATGAGGATGAAAAGATTGACTCTTCAGACGACGATGAGGAATTGAGCGAACGTGAAGAGGACATCAGTCTGGACGAATACATGAATGACGATGAAGTTCCCGATTACAAAACTTCGGTAAACAATTCTTCTCCGGATGATGAACGCAGAGAAATTCCAATCAGCGTTCAGGGGAATTTTCAGGACCAGTTGCTTGCACAATTGTACCAGCTCGATCTCGACGACAGACAATATCATATAGCGGAACAACTGGTTGGAAGTCTTGATGACGACGGATACATTCGCAGAGAATTGGCCGCGGTTGTTGACGATCTTGTTTTCGCGCAAAATATTTCCACTGAACCCGGTGAGCTGGAAATCATTCTGAAGAAAATCCAAAGCCTGGATCCTCCCGGAATCGGTGCGCGTTCCTTGCAGGAATGTCTCTTGCTTCAACTGGCAAGAAAAAATTCAACACGGAATTCGGCACAATTGGCTACCAAAATTCTTTCCAGCCACTTTGAGGAATTTTCAAAAAAGCATTACGATAAAATTGCCCGTGACCTTGAGATCTCTGAAGAAGATCTGAAAACAGCCATCGGCGAAATTTTAAAATTAAATCCGCGCCCGGGTAATACCATGAGCCAGGGACAAAGATCCGTCGAGCATGTCATTCCGGATTTTATCATTTCAAATACCGATGGCAAACTGGAACTCACGCTCAATTCCAGAAACGCGCCGGAAATGAGAATCAGCAGGGAATACAAAGAAATGCTGGATCACTACAGCAAGGATAAGAAGCACGCGAAAGCCAACCGTGAAGCCATCACATTTGTAAAACAAAAACTGGATTCCGCAAAATGGTTTATTGACGCCTTGAAACAACGTCAGCATACGCTTTTTGAAACGATGAGGACCATTATGGATTATCAGTATGAATATTTTCTGGAAGGCGACACCCGTAAACTGAAGAAAATGGTTCTTCGTGACATCGCTGAAAAGATCGGAATGGATATTTCTACCGTATCACGTGTTGCCAACAGCAAATATGTGCAAACTCCATTCGGAACATTTCTTCTGAAAAGCTTTTTCTCCGAGGGATTGCAAACCGACAGCGGTGAAGAAGTTTCGAGTAAGGAAGTAAAACAAATTCTCAGCGATTGCATCGGTGCGGAAGATAAACGTCATCCGCTCACAGACGACGCGCTTACAAAAATACTGAATGAAAAGGGCTACAATATTGCCCGAAGAACTGTCGCGAAATACAGAGAGATGCTCGACATCCCGGTAGCACGTCTCCGCAAAGAATTATGA
- a CDS encoding PorT family protein gives MKKIIILFFLCSIIQAKAGQTVEESSSGNLSLSKITHRQDGLILNFTSDGWLTLPANITTKPLSSRGFAFYLMGEKMTPKGNIGLGYGLGISSMNVSSNGFFDDYTNSDKTLLHAYPDSIDYDINKISLNYLDLALELRFRTNENESHKRFKFSVGAKGGWLFQDHMKFKNGKDKSKVYNLDHLNDFQYGLTARIGYGKWALNGYYGLAGIFEKNKGPELIPFSVGISITP, from the coding sequence ATGAAAAAAATAATCATTCTCTTTTTCCTGTGTTCTATCATTCAGGCAAAAGCCGGACAAACTGTTGAAGAATCTTCATCCGGAAACCTCAGCCTTTCGAAGATTACCCACCGTCAGGATGGATTAATCCTGAATTTCACATCTGACGGCTGGCTTACGCTCCCGGCAAACATCACTACCAAACCACTCAGTTCACGGGGATTTGCATTTTACCTGATGGGTGAAAAAATGACTCCGAAAGGAAATATCGGATTGGGTTACGGACTTGGCATCTCTTCCATGAATGTAAGCAGCAATGGTTTCTTTGATGATTATACAAATTCTGATAAGACCTTGTTGCATGCTTATCCCGACAGCATAGACTACGATATCAATAAAATTTCACTTAACTATCTCGACTTAGCTTTGGAATTGCGATTCAGGACCAATGAAAATGAAAGTCACAAACGTTTTAAGTTCAGTGTCGGTGCGAAAGGTGGCTGGCTGTTTCAGGACCATATGAAATTTAAAAATGGAAAAGATAAATCCAAAGTGTATAACCTGGATCATCTGAATGATTTCCAATATGGACTTACAGCAAGAATCGGTTATGGAAAATGGGCATTGAATGGATACTATGGCCTTGCCGGAATATTTGAAAAAAATAAAGGCCCCGAACTGATACCTTTTTCTGTAGGCATTTCAATTACACCGTGA
- a CDS encoding SdiA-regulated domain-containing protein, which translates to MSRPSLFSPLILIYLALFACSGKKSESCLPYDLSKPADVIKLPGRLKEISGITFWNTTKLACVQDEKGVIYFYDVRKDKLKNDLSFGEDKDYEGISNVNDTIYVLCSNGDIFEVDQAGEEGQTTITHKTFLNKRNNCEGLCYDAANRRLLIACKGRPAKGTAARYLKAIYSFPLATKTLDSVPVYEIDPDSVKNWLQIDEKKHSGWTDWFTSSVDKEKEFLFEPSELAINPISGDIYLLSSAGKKMVVLNTAGDIKCVEKLDPHQFKQPEGIAFTPDGDLYISDEGKEGKANILHFHQLH; encoded by the coding sequence ATGAGTAGACCCTCTCTTTTTTCACCGCTGATCCTTATTTATTTAGCTCTTTTCGCCTGTTCCGGTAAAAAATCCGAATCCTGTCTTCCCTATGATCTCTCCAAACCTGCTGATGTGATCAAATTGCCCGGTCGTTTGAAGGAAATCAGTGGAATTACATTTTGGAACACAACCAAACTTGCCTGTGTACAGGATGAAAAAGGTGTGATTTATTTTTACGATGTGAGGAAGGATAAATTGAAAAATGATTTGTCTTTCGGTGAAGACAAAGATTACGAAGGAATCAGTAATGTAAATGACACGATTTATGTATTGTGTAGCAATGGAGATATCTTCGAAGTGGATCAGGCAGGAGAGGAAGGGCAAACAACCATCACACACAAAACCTTTCTCAACAAGCGCAACAATTGTGAAGGACTGTGTTACGATGCGGCGAACCGGCGATTACTTATCGCATGCAAAGGAAGGCCGGCCAAAGGAACAGCGGCTCGTTATCTTAAAGCCATTTATTCTTTTCCACTTGCAACAAAAACGCTGGATTCAGTTCCGGTTTATGAAATCGATCCGGATTCTGTAAAAAACTGGTTGCAAATAGATGAGAAGAAACATTCGGGCTGGACAGATTGGTTTACGTCTTCCGTGGATAAAGAAAAAGAATTTCTGTTTGAACCATCAGAACTTGCCATCAATCCGATCAGTGGAGATATCTACCTTTTGTCTTCTGCCGGAAAAAAAATGGTTGTACTGAACACGGCAGGTGATATAAAATGTGTTGAGAAACTCGATCCACATCAATTCAAACAACCGGAAGGTATTGCCTTTACTCCTGACGGAGATCTCTATATTTCTGATGAAGGGAAAGAAGGAAAAGCGAATATTCTTCATTTTCATCAATTGCATTGA
- a CDS encoding HAD family phosphatase — protein sequence MKNIQAIIFDLGGVILDIDYHRTANAFINLGVDNFSELFSQLKQDRLFDDFEKGFIDPQSFRDRLRSYARQHMSDKQIDHAWNAILIGLPKENVDYLTRLKENYRLFLLSNTNEIHEKAFREMIENRYGEYIFDRIFEKAYLSHRIHQRKPDRSIYEYVIRENDLDASTTLFIDDSPQNVEGAKLAGLNSLWLEKEKKLTDLQLL from the coding sequence ATGAAGAACATTCAGGCGATCATCTTTGATCTTGGCGGAGTTATTCTGGATATTGATTATCACAGAACCGCGAATGCATTCATTAACCTCGGGGTGGACAATTTTTCTGAACTTTTCTCCCAACTGAAACAAGACCGCTTATTTGACGATTTCGAAAAAGGGTTTATCGACCCACAGAGTTTTCGCGACAGATTACGTTCCTATGCAAGACAACACATGAGTGACAAGCAAATCGATCATGCCTGGAACGCGATTCTCATTGGTTTGCCAAAAGAAAATGTAGACTATTTAACGCGTTTGAAAGAAAATTACAGACTTTTTCTATTGAGCAATACGAATGAGATTCACGAGAAAGCATTTCGAGAGATGATTGAAAACCGTTATGGTGAATATATTTTTGACCGGATCTTTGAAAAGGCCTACTTATCACACCGCATCCATCAACGAAAACCCGACCGTTCCATCTATGAATATGTGATCCGGGAAAATGATCTTGATGCATCAACGACTTTATTCATCGATGATTCTCCGCAAAACGTGGAGGGAGCAAAACTCGCGGGTTTAAATTCCCTTTGGCTGGAGAAAGAAAAAAAATTGACGGACCTGCAATTACTCTGA
- the mce gene encoding methylmalonyl-CoA epimerase, whose amino-acid sequence MILRIEHLGIAVNDMENANKLFSALLGVPNYKTETVESEKVSTSFFKVGESKVELLKATDPESPIAKFIAKKGEGIHHVAFEVDDIHSMMTELRNQGFQLLSDEPKQGADNKLICFLHPKSTNGVLVELCQEIR is encoded by the coding sequence ATGATATTGCGTATCGAACATCTTGGAATTGCAGTAAACGACATGGAAAATGCGAACAAACTTTTTTCCGCTTTGCTCGGTGTTCCAAATTATAAAACCGAAACAGTAGAATCAGAGAAAGTAAGTACTTCCTTTTTTAAAGTAGGTGAATCCAAGGTTGAACTTTTAAAAGCCACAGATCCCGAAAGTCCTATTGCAAAATTCATTGCCAAAAAAGGTGAAGGAATTCATCATGTTGCTTTTGAAGTGGACGATATTCATTCAATGATGACTGAATTGCGGAACCAGGGCTTTCAATTGCTTTCAGATGAACCGAAGCAAGGCGCCGATAATAAATTGATTTGCTTTCTCCATCCCAAAAGCACCAATGGAGTATTGGTGGAGTTGTGCCAGGAAATCCGCTGA
- a CDS encoding PAS domain S-box protein: MLSTFKDKIIHKELRNLRSLNVFSSVIVTSLGFIFEFSYHDGYILMTGLSVSMILTANYFLSFYSSFYRKHLPNITYASLFLLHFWAVYVAYVRNFEIDFLLPVSISIFIFSLVFDKFFKSLFFIFIITTFMMAMMLVSNQWQPEFTITLVALYSGAFLSDQIQKRKTEYQEEIQTQENRYVSLMENMNDGLVYVDNEYKLVYVNDRFCEITGYSREALLGTSIMELSPQDKLNTKPFEFFRSLTDGKDVRCECIMRKLNGEVIYVQMSGTPYLDEHGEKIGSMVVFADIHALKSAQELLKKREEGYRTFIDQSAVGIWRAEYRQPIPVTLPHNEQVELLLDSGIIAECNDFMARMYGYSSSNDLVGRKIRDFYYIENNYDEEKTRELLTSFIKNNYKISNAESKELDLYGNVRFMLNNNIGIVEQGHLMRTWGVQTDITDRKKTEKELLETNQELDTFFYKASHDLKGPLASVMGIVNLARLENKDEVIDKYFDMVETSIRRLDRTLLDLIDLARTRKGTSKISVINVKSLVEEILHSLKHLPTYDRINFEIKIDQGVEITTDKVLLLSIFQNLIHNAINYCNQQSPWIRVKVEATGRGIELEVADNGKGIPEPVKNRVFEMFYRGHPDSNGSGLGLFIVKNALDKMKGKIRFVSEQGKGTIFYVSIPNALVEAG, from the coding sequence ATGTTAAGCACATTCAAAGATAAAATCATTCACAAGGAACTCCGGAACCTGAGGTCGCTGAATGTATTCTCATCTGTGATTGTAACCTCACTGGGCTTCATTTTTGAATTCTCCTACCATGACGGGTATATTCTCATGACCGGACTTTCGGTTTCCATGATTCTTACCGCGAATTACTTTTTATCTTTTTACAGCAGTTTCTACCGGAAACATCTTCCCAACATTACTTATGCATCCCTTTTTCTTTTGCATTTCTGGGCTGTATATGTAGCGTACGTCAGAAATTTTGAAATCGACTTCCTGCTACCGGTATCCATATCGATTTTCATTTTTTCCCTGGTCTTTGACAAATTTTTCAAAAGCCTTTTCTTCATTTTTATCATTACTACATTCATGATGGCCATGATGCTGGTGTCAAACCAATGGCAGCCCGAATTCACCATCACACTTGTCGCTTTATATTCAGGAGCGTTCCTGTCGGACCAGATCCAAAAACGGAAAACAGAATACCAGGAGGAGATACAGACCCAGGAGAATCGTTATGTGTCCCTCATGGAAAACATGAACGATGGTCTCGTTTATGTTGATAATGAATACAAACTGGTATATGTTAACGATCGCTTTTGTGAAATCACCGGATATTCCAGAGAGGCTTTGCTCGGAACCAGTATCATGGAGCTGAGTCCGCAGGATAAACTCAATACCAAACCTTTTGAATTCTTCCGGAGTCTTACTGATGGCAAAGACGTGCGTTGTGAATGTATAATGCGGAAGTTAAACGGGGAAGTGATCTATGTGCAGATGTCAGGAACTCCATATCTCGATGAACATGGTGAAAAAATCGGGTCCATGGTCGTCTTTGCCGATATTCACGCGTTGAAGAGTGCACAGGAATTACTAAAGAAAAGGGAAGAAGGATACAGAACATTCATTGATCAGAGTGCTGTCGGAATCTGGAGAGCTGAATACCGTCAACCAATTCCGGTTACACTTCCTCACAATGAACAGGTCGAACTGCTCCTCGATTCAGGGATCATTGCTGAATGCAATGATTTTATGGCAAGAATGTATGGTTATTCGAGTTCAAATGATCTCGTTGGAAGAAAAATCAGGGATTTCTATTATATCGAAAACAATTATGATGAAGAGAAGACCAGGGAATTGCTCACTTCCTTTATCAAAAACAATTATAAAATCAGTAATGCCGAATCCAAAGAGCTCGACTTGTATGGGAATGTCCGTTTTATGTTGAACAACAATATCGGAATTGTTGAACAAGGACATTTGATGCGGACATGGGGAGTTCAAACCGATATCACAGATCGTAAGAAAACAGAAAAAGAGCTTCTGGAAACCAACCAGGAGCTGGACACATTCTTTTATAAAGCATCACATGACCTGAAAGGTCCGCTTGCAAGTGTAATGGGAATCGTAAATCTGGCCCGACTGGAAAACAAGGATGAAGTCATTGATAAATACTTCGACATGGTGGAAACCAGCATCCGCCGTCTTGACCGGACATTGCTTGATTTGATCGACCTTGCCCGGACACGAAAAGGCACAAGCAAAATCAGTGTGATCAATGTGAAAAGCCTGGTGGAAGAAATTTTACATTCGCTAAAACACCTGCCCACCTATGATCGCATCAACTTTGAGATCAAGATCGATCAGGGCGTTGAGATCACTACCGATAAAGTACTTCTGCTTTCCATTTTCCAAAACCTGATTCACAATGCCATTAATTATTGCAATCAGCAGAGCCCCTGGATTCGTGTTAAAGTGGAAGCGACCGGAAGAGGAATAGAACTGGAAGTAGCAGATAATGGAAAAGGAATTCCTGAACCTGTAAAAAACAGGGTGTTCGAAATGTTCTATCGCGGTCATCCAGATTCAAACGGTTCGGGACTTGGGTTGTTCATTGTAAAGAATGCCCTGGACAAAATGAAAGGTAAGATCAGATTCGTCAGTGAACAGGGTAAGGGGACCATCTTTTATGTTTCCATCCCGAACGCATTGGTAGAAGCAGGCTAA